A section of the Telopea speciosissima isolate NSW1024214 ecotype Mountain lineage chromosome 3, Tspe_v1, whole genome shotgun sequence genome encodes:
- the LOC122654253 gene encoding protein TIC 40, chloroplastic-like, giving the protein MEDPTVQKMVYPYLPEEMRNPVTFKWMLQNPQYRQQLQEMLNNMGGSTEWDNRMMDSLKIFDLSSPDVKQQFDQIGLTPEEVISKIMANPEVAMAYQNPRVQAAIMDCSQNPVSVAKYQNDKEFMDVFNKISELFPGVTGSP; this is encoded by the exons ATGGAAGATCCAACGGTGCAAAAGATGGTCTATCC CTATTTGCCTGAAGAGATGAGGAACCCTGTTACCTTCAAAT GGATGCTTCAGAATCCACAATACCGTCAACAGTTACAAGAAATGCT AAACAATATGGGAGGGAGCACTGAATGGGACAATCGGATGATGGATTCCTTGAAAATTTTCGATCTTAGCAGTCCAGATGTCAAGCAACAGTTTG ACCAAATTGGGCTTACACCTGAAGAAGTCATTTCAAAAATTATGGCCAACCCTGAAGTTGCTATGGCATATCAAAATCCAAGAGTTCAAGCTGCCATCATGGAT TGTTCACAGAATCCTGTGAGTGTAGCTAAATATCAAAATGACAAGGAG TTTATGGAtgttttcaacaaaatttcagaaCTCTTCCCCGGGGTGACAGGTTCACCTTGA